One Clostridium novyi NT genomic window carries:
- a CDS encoding N-acetyl sugar amidotransferase, translated as MKYCKRCLQPDTRPDIKFDENGVCYACLYEERKRSIDWKSRQLELKEIVERAKRKAKKLNTYDCVIGVSGGKDSTFQAIYAKEKLGLNVLLVNCQPDNITEVGRHNMENLISLGFDCIQMRPNPQITKQLVKKSFYEYGNPIKPTEYSLWSSAYIIAEKFNIPLIIQGENAALTLGLVNGLGNDGNALNVNNGNTVNGCKATDWESDSISLDKLFMYNFPDKKVLIEKDIEAIYLQYYVREWSQVYNADFSIARGLWGRSREKLEDIGRYRRYTALDSDMQIVNQMIKYYKFGFGFATDEACYDIREGRLTREEAKWLVNKYDGKCSSRYIKEFCEYIDISEEEFWNVVDKYVNKDIFSKDPSTSKWIPKFTVGEDFE; from the coding sequence ATGAAATATTGTAAGAGATGTTTACAACCAGATACTAGACCAGATATAAAGTTTGATGAAAATGGTGTATGTTATGCATGCTTATATGAAGAAAGAAAAAGAAGTATAGATTGGAAATCTAGACAACTAGAGTTAAAGGAAATAGTAGAAAGAGCTAAAAGAAAAGCTAAAAAATTAAATACATATGATTGTGTTATAGGAGTTAGTGGTGGAAAGGATAGTACATTTCAAGCAATATATGCAAAAGAAAAGCTTGGATTAAATGTATTACTGGTAAATTGTCAGCCTGATAATATAACAGAGGTTGGACGACATAATATGGAAAATTTAATTTCACTAGGATTTGACTGTATACAAATGAGGCCCAATCCTCAGATAACTAAACAACTTGTAAAAAAATCATTTTATGAATATGGCAACCCGATTAAGCCAACAGAATATTCATTATGGTCATCAGCTTATATTATAGCAGAAAAATTTAATATTCCACTTATAATACAAGGAGAAAACGCTGCTTTAACTCTAGGATTGGTTAATGGGTTGGGAAATGATGGAAATGCTTTGAATGTAAATAATGGAAACACCGTTAATGGATGCAAGGCTACAGATTGGGAAAGTGATTCTATAAGTTTAGATAAATTATTTATGTATAATTTTCCGGATAAAAAAGTGTTAATTGAAAAAGATATAGAAGCTATATACTTACAATATTATGTAAGAGAATGGTCTCAAGTATATAATGCAGATTTTTCTATTGCAAGAGGTTTATGGGGTAGAAGTAGAGAAAAACTTGAGGATATAGGTAGGTATAGAAGATACACTGCGTTAGATAGTGATATGCAAATAGTGAATCAAATGATAAAATATTATAAGTTTGGATTTGGATTTGCTACTGATGAGGCTTGTTATGATATAAGGGAAGGTAGACTTACAAGAGAGGAAGCTAAGTGGTTAGTGAATAAGTATGATGGAAAATGTAGTAGTAGGTATATTAAAGAGTTTTGTGAATATATAGATATATCAGAAGAAGAATTTTGGAATGTTGTAGATAAATATGTAAATAAGGATATATTTTCAAAAGATCCTAGTACATCCAAATGGATTCCTAAATTTACTGTAGGTGAAGACTTTGAATAA
- a CDS encoding cytidylyltransferase domain-containing protein: MKTLNKLKGKLKVVCIIQARTGSTRLPGKVLKKICGKTVLQHDIDRIRRIKNIDEIVIATTDKSEDDLIVNEALKLSVMYFRGSEEDVLSRYYYAAKMTKADIVMRVTSDCPLIDSEVSGNILNYYLNNIKCYDYVSNTIKRTYPRGLDVEVFSFEVLKRAFLESKTNRDREHVTPYIWSNPNEFKIGQYINKKDYSDLRWTLDTEEDFQLINKIYEHLYYKFGNNFYMEDILKLYETYKDLYDINKDIMQKHI; this comes from the coding sequence GTGAAGACTTTGAATAAGTTAAAAGGTAAACTTAAAGTAGTATGTATAATTCAAGCTAGAACTGGTTCTACAAGATTACCAGGTAAAGTATTAAAAAAAATATGCGGGAAAACAGTTTTACAGCATGATATTGATAGAATAAGAAGAATTAAAAATATAGATGAAATAGTTATTGCTACTACAGATAAAAGTGAGGATGATTTAATAGTAAATGAAGCATTGAAGCTGTCGGTAATGTATTTTAGAGGATCAGAAGAAGATGTGCTTTCTAGATATTATTATGCAGCAAAAATGACAAAAGCGGATATAGTTATGAGGGTTACTAGTGATTGTCCATTGATTGACAGTGAGGTAAGTGGAAATATATTAAATTATTATTTAAATAATATTAAATGCTATGATTATGTAAGTAATACTATTAAGAGAACATATCCAAGAGGATTAGATGTAGAAGTTTTTTCCTTTGAGGTATTAAAAAGAGCTTTTTTAGAATCTAAAACTAATAGAGATAGAGAACATGTAACTCCATATATTTGGAGCAATCCTAATGAGTTTAAAATAGGTCAATATATTAATAAAAAAGATTATTCTGATTTAAGATGGACTTTGGATACAGAAGAAGATTTTCAATTGATAAATAAAATATATGAGCATTTGTATTATAAATTTGGAAATAACTTTTATATGGAAGACATTTTAAAATTATATGAAACGTATAAAGATTTATATGATATAAATAAGGATATAATGCAAAAACACATATAA
- a CDS encoding GNAT family N-acetyltransferase — translation MIQLRKVTEKDCELLFRWANDVDVRKNSFNPEYISYEEHVDWFFKMLQERDVLFFIMEVDNKSIGQARINIDKNIGVISYSICKQFRGKGFGKKIIQLVEENISCLKTINKIVAYVKKDNKSSNKIFTKLNYLKEEYEDKNVYCKFIKNKFKEG, via the coding sequence ATGATTCAATTAAGAAAAGTAACTGAAAAAGATTGTGAGCTTTTGTTTCGATGGGCAAATGATGTAGATGTAAGAAAAAATTCATTTAATCCTGAGTATATAAGTTATGAAGAACATGTGGATTGGTTTTTTAAGATGTTACAAGAAAGAGATGTTTTGTTTTTTATTATGGAAGTGGATAATAAGTCTATTGGACAAGCGAGAATTAACATAGATAAAAATATTGGTGTAATTAGTTATAGTATTTGTAAACAGTTTAGAGGAAAAGGATTTGGAAAAAAGATAATTCAATTAGTTGAAGAGAATATTAGTTGTTTAAAAACAATTAATAAGATTGTTGCTTATGTAAAAAAAGATAATAAATCATCTAACAAAATATTTACAAAATTGAATTATTTAAAAGAAGAATATGAAGATAAAAATGTATATTGTAAGTTTATTAAAAATAAATTTAAAGAAGGTTAG
- the pseG gene encoding UDP-2,4-diacetamido-2,4,6-trideoxy-beta-L-altropyranose hydrolase, producing MKILFRVDGGEKIGLGHIMRTLVLAKELSKNHEVKYICLDSPKYIKGIEKIKSENIDVIKIGELNEIEKIKNIKSDFIVVDKYNIKSDYLLDLKSKFKVIYFDDNADLNYYPVDYIINQNIHAHELKYNCLKNTQLLLGSKYTMLREEFRNNKSIQIKERIQNVLITVGGSDDFNITEDIINQLTNLQFKLQIVVGSAFKFKNRLKKYESSNVILNENPNMSKIMEKCDIAISTCGSTIYELCFLGIPTIGFVIVDNQIKLGRYMNKIGAIKLSNISDLKEDILNLNYNARARMSKVQKNLIDGKGVFRVKNQIEMHDN from the coding sequence ATGAAAATTTTATTTAGAGTAGATGGTGGAGAGAAAATTGGACTTGGACATATAATGAGAACATTGGTTTTAGCAAAAGAATTGAGTAAAAATCATGAAGTTAAATATATATGTTTAGATTCTCCTAAATATATAAAAGGAATTGAAAAAATAAAAAGTGAGAATATAGATGTTATAAAAATAGGTGAGTTAAATGAGATAGAAAAAATAAAGAACATAAAATCAGATTTTATAGTTGTAGATAAATATAATATAAAATCTGATTACTTATTAGATCTTAAATCTAAATTTAAAGTTATATATTTTGATGATAATGCAGATTTGAATTATTATCCAGTAGATTATATTATAAATCAAAATATACATGCACATGAACTTAAGTATAATTGTTTAAAAAATACACAATTATTATTAGGTAGTAAATATACTATGCTTAGAGAAGAATTTAGAAATAATAAAAGTATACAAATAAAAGAAAGGATACAAAATGTGCTTATAACTGTAGGTGGAAGTGATGATTTTAATATAACAGAAGATATAATAAATCAATTAACAAATTTACAATTTAAATTGCAAATAGTTGTAGGAAGTGCATTTAAATTTAAAAATAGATTGAAAAAGTACGAAAGTTCAAATGTTATTTTAAATGAAAATCCTAATATGAGTAAAATTATGGAAAAATGTGATATTGCTATTTCAACCTGTGGTTCTACAATATATGAACTTTGTTTTTTAGGAATACCTACAATAGGATTTGTTATTGTAGATAATCAAATAAAATTAGGTAGGTATATGAATAAAATTGGTGCTATAAAATTGAGTAACATTTCAGATTTGAAAGAAGATATTTTAAATTTAAATTATAACGCAAGGGCAAGGATGAGCAAAGTTCAGAAAAATCTAATTGATGGCAAAGGAGTTTTTAGAGTAAAGAATCAAATAGAAATGCACGATAATTAA
- the pseI gene encoding pseudaminic acid synthase produces MNKSFNINNIKIGQNERTFIIAEMSANHMQDYERAVEIIKKAKWAGADAIKLQTYTPDTITLNCDNEYFQIKQDTIWDGTTLYKLYQTAYTPWEWQPKLKKIAEELGLVFFSSPFDYTSVDFLEEIDVPAYKIASFEINDIPFIEYIASKGKPIIMSTGIARMGDIQDALDACRRMGNENIALLKCTSAYPSPLEDINLNTIPNIRETFNVVSGLSDHTMGHTVALGGVALGAKIVEKHLTLRRSDGGADGKFSMEPEEFKAMVDAIRDLEKALGTITYDLTEKQKKSREHSRSLFIVRDIKEGEEFTEENVKSIRPGFGLETKYIKYILGKKATCNIKKGTPMDWKLVK; encoded by the coding sequence ATGAACAAATCATTTAATATAAATAATATAAAAATTGGACAAAATGAAAGAACATTTATAATCGCAGAAATGTCTGCAAATCATATGCAAGATTATGAAAGAGCAGTGGAAATTATAAAAAAAGCGAAGTGGGCAGGAGCAGATGCTATAAAACTTCAAACATATACACCTGACACCATAACATTAAATTGTGATAATGAATATTTTCAAATAAAGCAAGACACAATTTGGGATGGGACAACTCTATATAAGTTGTATCAAACAGCATATACACCTTGGGAATGGCAACCAAAACTTAAGAAGATTGCAGAAGAATTAGGACTTGTATTTTTTTCTTCACCATTTGATTACACATCGGTAGATTTTTTAGAAGAAATAGATGTACCAGCATATAAAATAGCATCTTTTGAAATTAATGATATACCATTTATAGAATATATAGCATCAAAAGGAAAGCCTATAATAATGTCAACTGGTATAGCAAGAATGGGTGATATTCAAGATGCATTAGATGCATGTAGACGAATGGGCAATGAAAATATCGCATTACTTAAGTGTACTTCGGCGTATCCTTCACCACTTGAGGATATAAACCTTAATACTATTCCTAATATTAGAGAAACTTTTAATGTAGTGTCAGGACTTTCAGATCATACAATGGGACATACTGTTGCACTTGGGGGAGTGGCATTAGGAGCTAAAATAGTTGAAAAACATCTAACGTTGAGACGATCAGATGGTGGAGCAGATGGTAAGTTTTCTATGGAACCAGAAGAATTTAAAGCTATGGTGGATGCTATAAGGGATTTGGAAAAAGCTCTTGGAACTATTACATATGATTTAACGGAAAAACAAAAAAAATCAAGAGAGCATTCTAGGAGCCTATTTATTGTTAGAGATATTAAAGAAGGAGAAGAATTTACTGAAGAAAATGTAAAAAGCATAAGACCTGGATTTGGTCTTGAAACGAAGTATATAAAATATATATTAGGGAAAAAAGCTACATGTAATATAAAAAAAGGAACACCAATGGATTGGAAATTAGTAAAATAA
- a CDS encoding SDR family NAD(P)-dependent oxidoreductase, whose product MNILVTGGAGFIGRWVVKALLKEQHNVLALDNLSNGRLENIEEFNENNNFKFIQGDIKDTKLLDEIFEKQQFDIIYHLGASINVQDSIDDPTTTFYNDTVGTFHILEKAKIQMFGKNAKMDSDSWVIDEKEKTHPCKVVFMSTCMVYDKAKGKGIDEFHPVKPVSPYGGAKIAAENMVLSYYNAYKLPTVVIRPFNTYGPFQKTGGEGGVVAIFIKNALNNNDFNIYGTGNQTRDLLYVKDCARFVTMAGFNSNVDGEVVNAGTGRDVTINELADIISKGRVKINHVKHIHPQSEIMKLLCDYSKAEKLMGWKPEYTLEEGIEETEEWIKSSNLL is encoded by the coding sequence ATGAACATATTAGTAACAGGTGGCGCAGGATTTATTGGAAGATGGGTTGTAAAAGCATTGTTAAAAGAACAGCATAATGTTTTAGCATTAGATAATTTGTCTAATGGTAGACTTGAAAATATAGAAGAATTTAATGAAAATAATAATTTTAAATTTATACAAGGTGATATTAAAGATACAAAATTACTAGATGAAATATTTGAAAAACAACAATTTGATATTATATATCATTTGGGAGCTTCTATAAATGTACAAGATTCTATAGATGATCCAACTACTACTTTTTACAATGATACAGTGGGAACATTTCACATACTTGAAAAAGCAAAAATACAAATGTTCGGTAAAAATGCAAAAATGGATAGTGATTCTTGGGTTATTGATGAAAAAGAAAAAACACACCCGTGTAAAGTTGTTTTTATGAGTACATGTATGGTATATGATAAAGCTAAAGGAAAAGGAATAGATGAATTTCATCCAGTAAAACCAGTATCTCCTTATGGTGGAGCTAAAATAGCAGCAGAAAATATGGTTTTATCATATTATAATGCATATAAATTACCTACTGTAGTTATAAGACCTTTTAATACATATGGACCTTTCCAAAAAACTGGTGGAGAAGGTGGAGTTGTAGCTATATTTATAAAGAATGCTTTGAACAATAATGATTTTAATATATATGGAACAGGAAATCAAACAAGAGACCTTTTATATGTGAAAGATTGTGCAAGATTTGTTACAATGGCAGGATTCAACTCTAATGTAGATGGTGAAGTTGTAAATGCAGGTACAGGAAGAGATGTAACTATAAATGAACTTGCAGATATAATTTCAAAGGGTAGAGTTAAAATTAATCATGTAAAGCATATTCATCCTCAAAGTGAAATAATGAAATTGCTATGTGATTATAGTAAAGCGGAAAAATTAATGGGGTGGAAACCAGAATATACTTTAGAAGAAGGTATAGAAGAAACTGAAGAATGGATAAAGTCTAGTAATTTGCTATAG
- a CDS encoding sugar phosphate nucleotidyltransferase produces MRAIILAAGKGTRLRPLTEFTPKPLIKVNGKPIIERQIECLIEKGIKEIIIVTGYLAEKFDYILEKYDYINIKLVYNENYDKFNNIYTMYLVKEYLNDTYVLDGDVYINNNFINPNLNRSTYFGIEKNNFQDEWVIYEKSNKIENINVESAINEHKVMLSGISYWSSEDGRVITDILKETLKTNMWTNLYWDNIVKDNLNKVEVYLHKINKYDCFEIDSIEDLNAVEKLVLA; encoded by the coding sequence TTGAGAGCAATTATTTTAGCGGCAGGAAAAGGAACTAGGCTTAGACCATTAACTGAATTTACACCTAAACCACTTATAAAAGTAAATGGAAAGCCTATAATAGAAAGGCAAATAGAATGTTTGATAGAAAAGGGAATAAAAGAAATTATTATAGTTACAGGTTATTTAGCTGAAAAATTTGATTATATACTAGAAAAATATGATTATATTAATATAAAATTAGTTTATAATGAGAATTATGATAAGTTTAATAATATATATACTATGTATTTAGTTAAAGAATATTTAAATGATACTTATGTTTTAGATGGAGATGTATATATAAATAATAATTTTATAAATCCTAATTTAAATAGGTCAACTTATTTTGGAATTGAAAAAAATAATTTTCAAGACGAATGGGTTATATATGAAAAAAGTAATAAAATAGAGAATATAAATGTAGAAAGTGCTATTAATGAGCATAAAGTGATGTTGTCAGGTATATCATATTGGTCTAGTGAAGATGGAAGGGTAATAACTGATATATTAAAAGAAACATTAAAGACAAATATGTGGACAAATCTATATTGGGATAATATTGTGAAAGATAATTTAAATAAGGTAGAAGTATATTTACACAAAATCAACAAATATGATTGCTTTGAAATAGATAGTATTGAAGATTTAAATGCAGTTGAAAAACTAGTCTTAGCTTGA
- a CDS encoding choline kinase family protein, giving the protein MLETKKFLYDNQLIAYFLKNQYGEINRVTKIGGMTNTNYKVDFDNKSLVIRIPQNNTKKMINRVDEKINSYLAYKSNVDESFLFIDDLSGIKISNFLGKGEMLTPESAKKFENMKKVIQLLKKLHSSNIEFNNIFNPFDMIQKYEDILVEENGQMFEGYMKLKKDIFKYKSILETLDIKLVPCHNDTVPENFVLNNGKLNLIDWEYSGMNDYMWDLAAHILECGFSEKEEKQFLNLYFCNQVVSDNTIFRINLYKVMQDLLWSIWTKIKMIQGEDLKEYFEMRYKRVETGLKSLKL; this is encoded by the coding sequence ATGTTAGAAACTAAGAAATTTTTGTATGATAATCAACTCATAGCATATTTTTTAAAAAATCAATATGGTGAAATTAATAGAGTTACAAAAATCGGAGGAATGACTAACACTAATTACAAAGTAGATTTTGATAATAAAAGTTTAGTTATAAGAATACCTCAGAATAATACAAAAAAAATGATAAATAGAGTAGATGAAAAGATCAATTCCTATTTAGCGTATAAATCTAATGTAGATGAAAGTTTTTTATTTATAGATGATTTGAGTGGAATTAAAATAAGTAATTTTTTGGGGAAAGGAGAAATGCTTACTCCTGAAAGTGCTAAAAAGTTTGAGAATATGAAAAAAGTAATACAATTATTGAAAAAATTGCATAGTTCAAATATTGAATTTAATAATATATTTAATCCATTTGATATGATACAAAAGTATGAAGATATACTCGTGGAGGAAAATGGACAAATGTTTGAAGGATATATGAAATTAAAAAAAGATATTTTTAAATATAAAAGTATCTTGGAAACATTAGATATTAAATTAGTTCCCTGCCATAATGACACAGTACCTGAAAATTTTGTGTTGAATAATGGGAAACTTAATTTAATTGATTGGGAATATAGTGGAATGAATGATTATATGTGGGATTTAGCTGCTCATATCTTAGAATGTGGATTCTCAGAGAAAGAAGAAAAACAGTTTTTAAATCTATATTTTTGTAATCAAGTTGTTAGCGATAATACAATATTTAGGATTAATTTATATAAGGTTATGCAAGATTTATTATGGAGTATTTGGACAAAGATTAAAATGATTCAAGGAGAAGATTTAAAGGAATATTTTGAAATGAGATATAAAAGAGTTGAAACAGGATTAAAAAGTTTAAAGTTATAA
- a CDS encoding sulfatase-like hydrolase/transferase, whose amino-acid sequence MKDINKLREFKQKIKVAIEEQKLDVANQLIYDYKNLVDFDLEVENMSAIIDFYKGSLQYAEEKLLKLYSKFEFNFDVNYNLGIVYMYMGEYEKASMHYIRAMYVDDSKIELIMREIQFMIKENKISSVSLEQIKNQQFKIFGSYQKQFPMSLGDSNYTEEPLIINNKRYYTGIYDFYFAERDGILSEYDPKISDMYKLELFEGNMYSEFSLNTETKTIIPIMINKKNVKVKVKVNNKEFILNDMLPNRYYYYAFNKNESISIYCNEEKFILGKPIEIKVNNKKPKLLLNIFVDGLSQKFIEEEGLQSVMPNAYKFFKEGTICENAYVSGEWTYVSLPSFFTGMYTSNHKMYHPDYSTFSLYNKELYSEVIQKDGYFTAKIDGDWRSTPSNGYIKGIDRYIYQPCIRGMHTDEVINETIEHLEAFKEKNNFVWICLPDLHDVADEFENRISVQVNNPIETRVFDKSNETSVRKTYDEKKVFKYGTQLKRIDRYLGVLFNYIKDTYKEEEYIISLVADHGQGYFIKDKFLDEGRTKVVMMFRGKNIPKGICNEMIQGVDLFPIILKAAEIKNVDLKDGNVPKYFDGKKEREYTYSESIFPESPYRATINDVEHKFFFETKESCHKDGRFRIDGYTVKLINKRTCEDETNIYEEKVKKYLDVIFDHIKEYIII is encoded by the coding sequence ATGAAAGATATAAACAAATTACGAGAATTTAAGCAAAAAATAAAAGTAGCAATTGAGGAACAAAAATTAGACGTTGCAAACCAATTAATATATGATTATAAAAATTTGGTTGATTTTGATTTAGAAGTAGAGAATATGTCTGCTATCATAGATTTTTATAAAGGTAGCTTACAATATGCTGAAGAAAAACTTTTAAAATTGTATAGTAAGTTTGAATTTAATTTTGATGTTAACTATAATTTGGGTATTGTTTATATGTATATGGGAGAATATGAAAAAGCTTCTATGCATTATATAAGGGCTATGTATGTTGATGATTCCAAGATAGAGCTAATAATGAGAGAAATCCAGTTTATGATTAAAGAAAATAAAATATCAAGTGTGTCATTAGAACAAATAAAAAATCAACAATTTAAGATTTTTGGAAGTTATCAGAAACAATTTCCAATGTCTTTAGGCGATTCTAACTATACAGAAGAACCTTTAATTATTAACAATAAAAGATATTATACAGGAATATATGATTTTTATTTCGCAGAAAGAGATGGTATTTTATCGGAATATGACCCTAAGATTAGTGATATGTATAAGTTAGAGTTGTTTGAAGGTAATATGTATTCAGAGTTTAGTTTAAATACTGAGACAAAGACAATTATACCAATTATGATTAACAAAAAAAACGTAAAAGTAAAAGTGAAAGTTAATAATAAAGAGTTTATTTTAAATGATATGCTTCCTAATAGATATTACTATTATGCATTTAATAAAAATGAATCTATATCAATATATTGTAATGAAGAAAAATTTATATTAGGAAAACCTATAGAAATTAAGGTTAATAATAAAAAGCCTAAATTATTATTGAATATTTTTGTGGATGGACTTTCTCAAAAATTTATAGAAGAAGAAGGTTTGCAAAGTGTTATGCCTAATGCATATAAATTTTTTAAGGAAGGAACTATATGTGAAAATGCATATGTTAGTGGAGAATGGACTTATGTTAGTTTGCCTAGTTTCTTTACAGGTATGTATACTTCTAATCATAAAATGTATCATCCAGATTACAGTACATTTTCATTATACAATAAAGAATTATATAGTGAAGTAATTCAGAAAGATGGGTATTTTACAGCCAAAATAGATGGTGATTGGAGAAGTACTCCTTCAAATGGGTACATAAAAGGAATTGATAGATATATATATCAACCATGTATTAGGGGAATGCATACAGATGAAGTTATAAATGAAACCATTGAACATTTAGAGGCGTTTAAAGAAAAAAATAATTTTGTTTGGATATGTTTACCAGATTTACACGACGTAGCGGATGAATTCGAAAATAGAATTAGCGTTCAAGTCAATAATCCTATAGAAACTAGAGTTTTTGATAAAAGTAATGAAACTAGCGTTAGAAAAACTTATGATGAAAAAAAAGTATTTAAGTATGGCACTCAATTAAAAAGAATAGATAGATATTTAGGAGTACTATTTAATTATATAAAAGATACCTATAAAGAAGAGGAATATATTATAAGTTTGGTTGCAGATCATGGGCAAGGATATTTTATTAAAGATAAGTTCTTGGATGAAGGTCGAACTAAAGTTGTAATGATGTTTAGAGGGAAAAACATTCCAAAAGGAATTTGTAATGAAATGATTCAAGGGGTGGATTTATTTCCTATAATATTAAAGGCTGCTGAAATAAAAAATGTAGATTTAAAAGATGGAAATGTTCCTAAGTATTTTGATGGAAAAAAAGAACGTGAATACACATATTCTGAGAGTATATTTCCAGAAAGTCCATATAGAGCTACAATAAATGATGTAGAGCACAAATTCTTTTTTGAAACTAAAGAATCTTGTCACAAGGATGGAAGGTTTAGAATAGATGGATACACAGTAAAATTGATAAATAAGCGTACTTGTGAGGATGAAACAAATATATATGAAGAAAAAGTTAAAAAATATTTAGATGTTATTTTTGATCACATCAAAGAATATATAATAATTTAG